The Lycium barbarum isolate Lr01 chromosome 11, ASM1917538v2, whole genome shotgun sequence genome contains the following window.
CAGATGCCACAGCCAATCATGAGTTGCTCAGTTTTCTGGATGCCTATTCGGGGTATAATCAGATCAGTTTGCACTCGGATGCTCGGGAGAAAACCTCGTTCGTGACTAACCATGGTAATTTTTGCTATAACGATATGCGTTTCAGTCTTAAAAATGTAGGGGCTACCTACCAAAGGTTGGTTAACAAAATGTTCAAGAAGCAAATCGATAAAACCATGGAAGTCTACATTGATGACATGCTGGTTAAGTCCCGACGAGCAGAGACCCACCTGGATTCCTTGGCCAAAACCTTCAACGTTTTGCGACACTACGACGTGAAACTGAATCCAGAGAAGTGCGCCTTCGTAGTCAGGTGGGGCAAGTTTCTGGGTTTTTTCGTTTCAAGTCGAGAGATTGAAATGAATCCGGACAAGGTAAAGGTTATCCGGTCGATACCAAATACGTTGGACAATGTCAAAATGATTCAAAGGTTAACCGGGAAGGTGGCAACCTTAGAAAGATTCATATACCGGGAAACTGACCGATGTCATGAATTCTTCAAGCTCACTAAAAAGGACCATCGCTTCCTATGGACGCAAGAATGTGATCAAAGCATGAGGGACTTCAAAGCTTACCTAGCTATCCTTCACATAATGGCTAAACCAGAGGAAAGAGAAATATTATTTGTTTACATAACTATCTCAAAGATATCCATTAGCATCTCTCTCATACGAATAGAAGCAGAAAAACAGCTTCCCATCTACTACGCCAGAAAAATGTTAACCGGGGCCGAGGCACGATATCCGGACTCAGAGAAGTTGGTCCTGGCTCTGATCACGGCTACACGAAAGCTGAGACCTTATTTTCAGTGTCATCCGGTTACGGTCGTGACCGATGCCTCGCTACAAGAGCTGCTCCGCGCCGAAAGTCTCTCAAGCCGACTGTTGAAATGGTCGATCGAAGTGAGCTAGTATGAGCTATCCTACCAGCCTCGGGCAGCCATCTGAGCCCCCTATTTGTCGAAATTCACGACCGACTTCACGATACGATCAGGCCTTGAAAGCCACTGAAAGTATAAGTTTCTTCTTTATCAATTCATGTTTTTCCGTAACCCTTTGTGATTGCAGAACTGGGACTAATGTTGGGACTGGATTATCCCCGAGACCGGGACTGATCCAGAAGAAGCAGGAATGAAGATCTGAAAATAAGTGTTGCACTCTTTTCGTTGATCGACCTTTTTCCCAACGGGTTTTTGTCGGCACGATTTTGATGAGGCAACAACTGAACAACGAATTACTTAAAGATGGCGGCAGAACATAATTTCTTGGATGAACGCGGCCGAAGATGTTTcccatgttttttattttttgttaactTCGTTTGTTTTGCTATTATGTGCCCAAGGGCGAGAAACAATTATGTATTCAAAGCATTAGGTGGAAATCGAATAAAGCGATTCAAATTGCCTCCGAAAAGCCTCTCATACTCTGACTTTGTTGATACGAACGTGTCCTCCCGGACCCAATAACTTCCACCTCGAACACACGACATGGCCAGTTAGCCTCAGAGCGTGAAGGTATCATTACCTTATGCTGAAATAAGGCGAGGTCGAGACGTCCTCCTCGCCGACAGTCGAACAAAGGGGGGCCCTCTTTAATTATGCTATGGATGATTTAAATTCCCAATCATAATGAACGCGGCCGAAAGTAATATTCTCGGATTGGGGAAAACGATCGCCTAAGCATCTCGCACACGAATGCGATGACATATAAAAGGCGCCGTATACCTTAAAAACAAGCGTTCACAGTCATGCCAGAGCATAGTCCCGATAAGGAATCCTGAGGGTGGAAGGATTTCCTTGGTTGAACTGCTCCACTTCAAAGGACCGAGTAAATCATGAATACTCGGCCACAAAGAATATCAACATAACTAGAGTAAGCTGAAATCAATCAATCCTAATTCAAGCAATTACGAAAAAAGCAATGAACAAAAGCATGCGAATTTTGTAGCATAGCAAAAAATCCCCGAAAACTTCGAGCAGAATCCAAGTACGCAAAGTAAACGAAAAGATTGTTTTCTAAAAATAGCCTCAAAAACGAATTCACAAGGTACTCCACATAGAGAGGTCAAAATTAAGGAGCATCACTTGGCTTGTTGGCAGGGGCAGGTGTTTCCGAAGGAACAGGCACGGTAGGGGCCCCTCGAACCGCCATCGCGACATCATCTTCTTGAAGTTTGGGGGATCACCTTACCCGCTGGCACCTCGGTCACCGGGACTCTGGAGGAACGCACTTGATGATCTGCCAAGGATTCTCTTTCTCATTCTTGAGACCAGCTCTCATCACCAGAGGGTGCATCCAAGTCCTCGGACGGGGGTAGTACGGGAAGAGCTGCATAAGCCACCTGCTCCACCCCAACACTACAACTAAAGTTGACTCTGAGTTGGCAGAACCATCACGGACCCTTTATTGAACTTGGCAGCGGCTCTGGTAATCGACATGAGTTTTCCCCCGCCTTCATCAAAAACGCCGGCAGGGCTTGGATCAAGATTACGAACACGAGATTCACTCTCGCATGCATATAGAAAGAAAGAAGTTATCCCGCTTGCGACATACTTAAGGATTCTTAAGTCAAAGATTATGTTAATATTAAAAATAATGGCGCTGCTCATAAAGGTACGCCACATAAATTCGATCATAACCGTACTGGTCGTGTTTGGAATGTTACCAAACATACCGTTGGTATTTGAGTCAGCAAGCACGTTACCGGTAAAACATTACAGAAGGGTAAAATATATGAGAGACGACAGGCACCACGCTCGGGAGCATCACGAAGGCATCCAACTACCTCCCAAGCGCGTGGTACCAGTCGTCCCATACATATACTATGCCTTGCGCGGAAAACTCTTCAATAGCTGGTGGGCCAGCGAAATCCCATCCAATCGCGAGTGGCGGAAGAAGGTATCATGGGAGTGGGTCTTTTGCCTCTAACCAAGAGGGAAATTTTTTTTGTTATGCAGAGGTCAGGGCTGATCAAGACAACCCCTCCCGCAAACCAGAAGTTTCGAGAGGGTATCAAAGGACGTTGCTTACCAAACGATGGCCAGAGAATTTCAGGCATTGACAGCAGTCGATAAGATGAAATTCATCTCGAAAAGCAAAATGTCGGCAGGGGTCTCAAGTTTAAAGGATCAGGGATAGAAGATAAAAGAGTCGTTGTTGACTTGCTATGAATAAAGATGGAACATAATTATTAGTGGTGTGATGTCAGGATGAAAATAACGTATATAGGGAAAGCAGTGCGCATCCTTAGGGGAACATCAATCGACGCCTTGAAAAAAGCGCTTAAAAAATGGTGATTGTCCATATATCGATGCGTGAAAGCCTATAGGATGTGACGGTCCTCCCATTTCCCAAAACCCCACATTCACGGAGCAAGGAGCATTTAATGCTAAGTGATGGCGTGAAAGGATAATAATAACAACAGTTGGCATGGAACGTGATTCTCAAGAATTGTCATTTAGCAAGATTGACGGTTAACAGCTTTTCTCTTCCACTTCCCGATCTTTCACAGAAATGGAACGTTTGGAAagtgggggactatctgtatgcaGGTATGAACACTGAAGGGTATATAAGAATGGTTAGTCCGAAGACTTCGGGTCTCAAAATATAAAGCGAAAGCATGCTCAGGGGACTCAAAGCGTAGGCGAGAAGTTTCCGCAGTCGCAAGAGTCTCAAACGGATCTATATAGCTGCCTCCCACTCCCAACAACTCCCATCACATCAGTCGTCATCGAGCAGAGTGCCACTGTGCGCAGAGTCCAAGCTGTGTCACTCAACTGACTTCACCTGGGGCAGTAGCATACCAAGGGTTTGTCTATATAAATGAAgcttaggagagaagaaaggACCATCTCACTTTTGTACCCAAGTTCTCACTTCTTGTATTATTATTTGGCTAAGAAATATACTTACTCTCGGAGATCTGATCATTATTGTGATTTTCTTATTTTCCATTTATACTGTGAACGTAGATAAATATTATTACTTGTATCCATTATACGAAAATCCACCAAACCCCGAGGTCGTTCGAGAGAGACTCCGGATTGAATACGACCTACTTGTCTTTAAACCCGTAAAAATAAATCTCTGACTTTGTTTTTTGGTAGCTAACAATTTTACCTGAAAACAAGGGCAGTGCTATTGGATAGTTTTAGTTTTTCACTCAGTGTGTAATACTATTAGTTTTGGAGTTCGATTAATTAAGATTTGAGctgaaaattttatttcgaaagtAAATTGCTCTCTATCAAAAGCGATTCAACATCAAAACTCCCTATGTACCATCTGGCGTTGACGAGTGTTTTGTTGTTCCTATATTTTCTCTTAAGAATGAAAACTTTATATAATAGTAGGCATCAATAGATATAAGAAAGCTAACAAAAACTCTAGAAATGTTTTGGAAGGTGCCAGCAaaagtattactattattattcgAAGCAAAAATTTGCTTGGTAAAGCCAAACAAAATGAGTTCCCGCTTTTGTCAATATGTTCCGCTTTGTCATTCTTATCTAACATTTTTCTTCATATATACCAAATACACACAGGGACGGCTCAATAAGAACGGTGGCCTAAAGCCAACTTTAACAAGAGGCCTTTTTTTCTGCTCAAtatgttttaaaagaaaaattaacctaTAAATCATTGTAGGTAAAAATTAGGCCTCATCATCCCTTAACTAGAGGTCTTAGGTTCGAGCTTCAGAACAAAACAATCTTGCTAGGGAGTGCTGTCCTCTTTAACCGGTCTTGCGTGTCTTGAAATTGAATTAATCGGGAAATTCAATACAGGTACCGAACACCGGatgaaaaaaaatggaccccccAAAATTTTGGGGCCTAAAGCCTCCGCTTTAGTGGCTTGGCCCTCTGGCCAGCCCTGAATACACAAGGTCGCTTGGTTCGGAGAGAAGGTATTCAGGAATTAGTGATGCATGGATATTATGCAGTGATTagtaatttattaattatttttagtTGAATCATTGATATATTACAAAAATTACAAATTAGTATATATAGTTTAATTTACTTttcaaattaaataaaaatttattattattattattattattattattataagggTTAGTTTTgtcattttaaaatattaatccATGTATTGCTAATTACTCGCATTCTTATTTTACATTTTATCTCGCatcaaataatatataaattcctataccttatgcatgtattatttATTGAAATGTTTGGCAATGAAATGAGCCAATATCAAGAGCCTGATTTGCCAATGCATTAGCCAATTTGTTCCCTTCCCTCAATATATGTGTATAGATGATGTCCATTCCTGTCTCCAATTCTTGTATCTCCTCTACCCATTGAGAAATTTTCCAAGATGGCTTCCAATCTTCTAGAAGCACTCTGTGTATTAGCTGTGAGTCTGTTTGCATGATAATATGATCCATCTGAACATTTTTGCAATACCTCACAGCCTGTAGAACTCCTCTAACCTCTGCTTCTGTATTGGTAGCTATTCCTATATCCTCTGCTTGAGCATAAATCAAATTTCCATCTGAATTTCTTAAACAAAACCCATAGGAAACTTCTCCCAGGATTGCCCCTTGAAGCTCCATCACAATTACATTTAATCCATCCTTCTGGTGGGAATTCCCAGATCACCTTAGTAATATTTATATTAGGTTCTCCTCATTCCATTATTTGCAGCACAAGATCCCATCTGTTAGGCAATTTCTTAATAGATGGATTTCTCATCAAGATCAGTCTCTGAATTGTTGTATTTATCAAGAAAATTACTCTGCCTACTGATCTTTTCCCCCTATGTTTGACTGCATTCCTTCTCTTCCACAACTCCCAAATGATAATAGCAGGTACAGCTTGAAATATTTGTTTTAATCTGCCAGTAACTAGAGCCTGCCACCATTTAACAATCCTTTGTTGTAGTGGTAATCCATCAATTTGTATCCCTGCAACAGAAGAAAAGTAGGACCATGTCCTATTAGCTAAATATGATGTGGCAAAAGGTGTTGGATTGTCTCCTCCCTTGTATTTGAGCAACAACAACACCTTGATGCCTTGTTATGCTTCATTCCTTTCAAAACATAATCCACTAGCACTATAAATCTCCAACATCTCCAAAGAAAAAATGATATTTTGAAAGGTAATCCTTTCATCCACATGTATTTATATGATTCTCTTTGCTCTTCTCTTAATCTAATAAAGTCCCATGCTGCATTGACAGAAAATTCCCCATTTGTCTCCAATAACCACCATGGTCTATCCATTCCTTTCCTTGATTGTGGTGTCCTATTGTTGGAGACAATATGTTGGCATACATCAGTAGGCAAAATTGTCTCCAATTTCTATTCATTCTATTGTCCTTCTTCATTTATCATTTCTGACACATTCTGGATACTCCCATCAAATCCTTCCACTGCATAATATAAAGCACCCAAGCCAGTCCAATTGTCATACTAAAATAATGAGTTTCCCATTCCACACTACCACCATATCTGATGTTCTATTAAATTCCTGGCCTGTAGAATCTTATTCCATGCTTGTGAACCCTGTTTCCACTGTACAATCACTGCATTTTCTTTCCTACAATACT
Protein-coding sequences here:
- the LOC132619846 gene encoding uncharacterized protein LOC132619846, which translates into the protein MELQGAILGEVSYGFCLRNSDGNLIYAQAEDIGIATNTEAEVRGVLQAVRYCKNVQMDHIIMQTDSQLIHRVLLEDWKPSWKISQWVEEIQELETGMDIIYTHILREGNKLANALANQALDIGSFHCQTFQ